Proteins encoded in a region of the Pseudomonas putida genome:
- a CDS encoding glycoside hydrolase family 15 protein, translating to MPAHIEDYALLGNCRSAALVSRDGSLDWLCLPRFDAPAVFAALLGNEENGRWRLSPCDPIEHSSRQYLDDTLVLETTWVTATGRARVLDFMPLGEVNSVVRIVEGLSGETNFEMDLVMRFDYGRSVPWVERLDPLTLSAVAGPDRLILCSTVPPHARDHHTVARFRVGTGQRHVFSLRHQPSHLSVQPNCDVEQALAQTVDQWQAFAARCPEVGPYTALVRRSLLTLKAMTYAPTGGIVAAVTTSLPERVGGERNWDYRFCWLRDATMTLLAFMNLGYFDEAQAWREWLLRSVAGNPEQMQIMYGLAGERDLQEYTLPWLAGYEHSQPVRVGNAASQQMQLDIYGELADAMSQAIKGGLPRPPRSAAISRLILPYVERIWREPDEGIWEVRGGRQQFVHSKVMAWVAFDRAAGLADTTEEGRERGQHYRQVADEIHREVCENGLDASGKYFVQAYGSSEMDASLLQIALTGFLPADDPRFLRTLAQIEQRLLKNGLLLRYDSDSCSDGLTPGEGTFLVCSFWLADVYVLLGRQQEAQALYERLTGLCNDLGLLAEQYDPAGQRMLGNFPQAFSHIGIINTALNLHRAQCPVRDRARCG from the coding sequence ATGCCCGCCCACATCGAAGACTACGCCCTGCTGGGCAACTGCCGCAGTGCCGCCCTGGTCAGCCGCGATGGCTCGCTCGACTGGCTGTGCCTGCCGCGCTTCGACGCTCCAGCGGTATTCGCTGCCCTGTTGGGCAACGAAGAAAATGGCCGCTGGCGCCTATCTCCTTGCGACCCGATCGAACACAGCAGCCGCCAATACCTGGACGATACCTTGGTACTGGAAACCACCTGGGTGACGGCCACTGGCCGGGCCCGCGTGCTCGATTTCATGCCCCTGGGTGAGGTCAATTCGGTGGTGCGCATCGTCGAAGGCCTGTCTGGCGAAACCAACTTCGAAATGGACCTGGTCATGCGCTTCGACTACGGTCGCAGCGTGCCTTGGGTCGAGCGGCTCGACCCACTGACCCTCAGCGCCGTGGCAGGCCCGGACCGGCTGATCCTGTGCAGCACCGTGCCCCCGCATGCCCGCGACCACCATACGGTTGCCCGCTTTCGCGTCGGCACGGGCCAGCGCCACGTCTTCAGCCTGCGCCACCAACCCTCGCACTTGTCGGTGCAGCCCAACTGCGATGTCGAACAGGCCTTGGCCCAAACTGTCGACCAATGGCAGGCTTTCGCCGCCCGTTGCCCAGAGGTAGGCCCATACACTGCGCTGGTGCGCCGCTCGCTGCTCACCCTCAAGGCCATGACCTACGCCCCCACCGGCGGCATCGTCGCCGCCGTCACCACTTCGTTGCCCGAGCGTGTGGGCGGGGAGCGCAACTGGGACTACCGTTTCTGCTGGCTGCGCGACGCCACCATGACCCTGCTGGCCTTCATGAACCTCGGCTACTTCGACGAGGCCCAGGCCTGGCGTGAGTGGCTGCTGCGCTCGGTAGCCGGCAACCCCGAGCAGATGCAGATCATGTACGGCCTGGCCGGTGAGCGCGACCTGCAGGAGTACACCTTGCCGTGGCTGGCCGGTTACGAACATTCGCAACCCGTGCGAGTCGGCAATGCTGCCTCGCAGCAGATGCAATTGGACATCTATGGCGAACTGGCCGATGCCATGAGCCAGGCGATCAAAGGCGGCTTGCCGCGTCCCCCACGCAGCGCCGCCATCTCCCGATTGATTCTGCCCTACGTCGAGCGCATCTGGCGTGAGCCGGACGAAGGCATCTGGGAGGTGCGTGGCGGCCGGCAGCAGTTTGTGCATTCCAAGGTGATGGCCTGGGTCGCCTTCGACCGTGCTGCGGGGCTGGCCGACACCACTGAAGAGGGCCGCGAGCGCGGGCAGCATTACCGCCAGGTGGCTGACGAGATTCACCGCGAAGTGTGCGAGAACGGCCTGGACGCCAGCGGCAAATACTTTGTCCAGGCTTATGGTTCAAGCGAAATGGACGCCAGCCTGTTGCAGATTGCCCTGACCGGCTTCCTGCCAGCAGATGACCCACGCTTTCTGCGCACGCTGGCACAGATAGAACAGCGGCTATTGAAAAACGGCCTGCTGCTGCGCTACGACAGCGACAGCTGCAGCGACGGCTTGACCCCGGGTGAGGGCACCTTCCTGGTGTGTTCGTTCTGGCTGGCCGATGTTTACGTGTTGCTGGGGCGCCAGCAAGAAGCGCAGGCCTTGTACGAACGCCTGACCGGCCTGTGCAACGACCTCGGCCTACTGGC
- the glgA gene encoding glycogen synthase GlgA — MISAAVEPHVDSFNPDNREPLTPDFATTGKAPGAQRQHNPNMRKILFVTSEIADLVKTGGLGDVSAALPRALAHLHDVRVLIPGYRQVMESDNPIHIVGELGGHAALPPCKIGRMDMADGLVIYVLICPELYQRDGTPYGANNGRDWPDNHIRFARLGLAAAEIAAGEGKIHWTPEVVHAHDWPAGLAPAYMHWRGLSTPTLFTIHNLAYQGVYSRGCSPELAIPDHAMQQEGMEFYGKLSFLKAGLAYSSHITTVSATYAREITTPEFGCGLDGFLASKAQQGLLGGIPNGIDESWDSATDKHLQHNFSINDWEGKARNTHEVRELFGLEDSEGPLFAVVSRLVYQKGLDLTLGVADYIVEQGGQIAIIGRGEPEEEQAMRELALRHPGRIGVRIGFNETDARRMFAGSDFLLMPSRYEPCGLSQMYAQRFGSLPVARNTGGLADTIECGVTGFLFNESTVESYRQALSRAFYVYGKKDLLNAMRCLSMTQPFNWCQAVEPYARLYEDLVKQAQLSHY, encoded by the coding sequence ATGATCAGTGCCGCTGTCGAGCCTCACGTAGATTCATTCAACCCGGACAACCGCGAGCCGCTCACCCCGGATTTCGCCACGACAGGCAAGGCACCCGGCGCCCAGCGCCAACACAACCCGAACATGCGCAAGATTCTGTTCGTGACCTCGGAAATCGCCGACCTGGTGAAAACCGGCGGCCTGGGCGACGTGTCCGCCGCGCTGCCCCGTGCCCTGGCGCACCTGCACGATGTACGGGTGCTCATCCCCGGCTACCGCCAGGTCATGGAAAGCGACAACCCGATCCATATCGTGGGTGAACTGGGCGGCCACGCGGCCCTGCCGCCGTGCAAGATCGGGCGCATGGACATGGCCGACGGCCTGGTCATCTACGTGCTGATCTGCCCCGAACTGTATCAACGCGACGGCACACCCTATGGTGCCAACAACGGCCGAGACTGGCCTGACAACCACATTCGCTTCGCTCGCCTGGGCCTGGCTGCCGCCGAAATCGCCGCTGGCGAAGGCAAGATCCACTGGACGCCGGAAGTGGTGCACGCGCATGACTGGCCCGCCGGCCTGGCCCCGGCCTACATGCACTGGCGCGGGCTGAGCACGCCCACCCTGTTCACCATCCACAACCTGGCCTACCAGGGAGTATATAGCCGCGGCTGCAGCCCGGAGCTGGCGATCCCCGACCACGCCATGCAGCAGGAAGGCATGGAGTTCTACGGCAAGTTGTCGTTCCTCAAGGCTGGGCTGGCCTACTCCAGCCACATCACCACGGTCAGCGCCACCTATGCGCGGGAAATCACCACCCCGGAATTCGGCTGCGGCCTGGACGGCTTCCTCGCCAGCAAGGCCCAGCAAGGCCTGCTAGGTGGCATCCCCAACGGTATCGACGAAAGCTGGGACTCGGCCACCGACAAGCACCTGCAGCACAACTTCAGCATCAACGATTGGGAAGGCAAGGCGCGCAACACCCATGAAGTGCGCGAGCTGTTCGGCCTGGAAGATTCCGAAGGCCCGCTGTTCGCCGTGGTCTCGCGGCTGGTCTATCAGAAGGGCCTGGACCTGACCCTGGGCGTGGCCGACTACATCGTCGAACAAGGTGGGCAGATCGCGATCATCGGCCGTGGCGAGCCGGAAGAAGAACAAGCCATGCGCGAACTGGCGCTGCGCCACCCAGGGCGTATCGGTGTGCGCATCGGTTTCAATGAAACCGATGCTCGACGGATGTTCGCGGGCAGCGACTTCCTGCTTATGCCGTCGCGCTACGAGCCTTGCGGCCTCAGCCAGATGTACGCGCAACGCTTCGGCTCACTGCCGGTGGCGCGCAATACAGGCGGCCTGGCCGACACCATCGAGTGCGGCGTCACGGGCTTCTTGTTCAACGAATCGACCGTCGAGAGCTACCGCCAGGCACTGAGCCGCGCCTTCTATGTATACGGCAAGAAGGACCTGCTCAACGCCATGCGCTGCCTTTCGATGACCCAGCCATTCAACTGGTGCCAGGCGGTGGAGCCCTACGCCCGCCTGTACGAGGACCTGGTCAAGCAGGCACAACTGAGCCACTACTGA
- a CDS encoding malto-oligosyltrehalose synthase, giving the protein MKPLTATLRLQFHSDFTLDHAVPLVPYFAQLGISHLYASPILKARAGSRHGYDVVDPTCVNPELGGEAALQRLVAALRQHGMGLILDTVSNHMAVGGADNPWWQSLLAWGRRSPYAEFFDIQWHSSDPLLAGQLLLPFLGSDYGVALKNGDIPLEFDKQQGTLQIAHYDHRFPICPVDYGWILALSPEPALKALAEHFTALAESTTPLADALALHTELARLVREGADLESALVAFDSRAENGFKRLHLLLERQTYRLASWRTAADDINWRRFFDINELGGLRVERAVVFEATHAKLFELIERGLVDGLRIDHIDGLADPRGYCRKLRRRVDGLLAQRPLSAALEHFPIYVEKILGADEHLHRDWLTDGTTGYEFMNQVSLLQHDPAGEAPLSELWANLSERPDFPEEVRQARHLVLNASLAGDCESVALALLQVARNDLMTRDLTLGAIRRALQALVAHYPVYRTYFNACGRPAEDERFFQQALVNARQDLGEADWPLLEQLERWLGGQAWRHLPPGRARKQLRHACVRFQQLTAPSAAKAVEDTAFYRNARLLSRNDVGFEAEHFSAAPAHFHNEAQRRLRDFPDNLLATATHDHKRGEDTRARLAVLSERGPWLASRVEHWRELAAPLRTLLDDGPAPSPGDELMLLQTLLGSWPLTLDLQDTGGLRTYAERIRQWQQKALREAKLRSSWNAPNEAYESACTRYVDGLLLDSENQQLRKSVADAAQLLACPGALNGLVQTLLRMTTPGVPDLYQGNEYWDFSLVDPDNRRAVDYACRRRTLDDATAPAELLTHWRDGRIKQALIAKVLDCRQAHADLFRRGAYLPLSVQGRHADNVIAFARLGEGERAVIVAPRLASSLLGGATTPLIPAQNWDDTRLVLPFALSTANSTGLFPCAAVSSSKELMLSAVLAEFPVNLLIQQS; this is encoded by the coding sequence ATGAAGCCACTGACCGCGACCCTGCGCCTGCAATTTCACAGTGACTTCACCCTTGATCACGCCGTGCCGCTGGTACCGTACTTCGCTCAATTGGGCATAAGCCACCTGTATGCCTCGCCTATCCTCAAGGCCCGCGCGGGCTCGCGCCATGGCTACGACGTGGTCGACCCTACCTGCGTGAACCCGGAGCTTGGCGGCGAGGCGGCACTGCAGCGACTGGTCGCCGCCCTGCGCCAGCATGGCATGGGGCTGATCCTTGACACTGTGTCCAACCATATGGCCGTGGGCGGTGCCGACAACCCTTGGTGGCAAAGCCTGTTGGCCTGGGGCCGGCGCAGCCCGTATGCGGAGTTCTTCGACATCCAGTGGCACTCCAGCGACCCGCTGCTGGCCGGGCAACTGCTGTTGCCGTTTCTCGGCAGCGACTATGGCGTGGCGCTGAAGAACGGCGACATACCGCTTGAATTCGACAAGCAGCAAGGCACGCTGCAAATCGCCCATTACGATCACCGCTTCCCAATCTGCCCGGTCGACTATGGCTGGATTCTCGCCCTCAGCCCAGAGCCGGCACTCAAGGCCCTGGCCGAGCACTTCACGGCATTGGCCGAATCGACCACCCCACTGGCCGATGCCCTTGCGCTGCACACCGAACTGGCACGCTTGGTGCGCGAAGGTGCCGACTTGGAATCAGCGCTAGTGGCATTCGACAGCCGCGCCGAAAATGGTTTCAAGCGCCTGCACCTGCTGCTGGAGCGCCAGACCTACCGCCTGGCCAGCTGGCGCACCGCCGCCGACGACATCAACTGGCGGCGCTTCTTCGACATCAACGAGCTCGGAGGTCTGAGGGTGGAGCGCGCAGTGGTGTTCGAGGCCACCCACGCCAAGCTGTTCGAACTGATCGAACGCGGCCTGGTGGACGGCCTGCGCATCGACCATATCGACGGCCTTGCCGACCCGCGCGGCTATTGCCGCAAACTGCGCCGACGGGTCGATGGCCTGCTGGCACAGCGGCCGCTGAGTGCAGCACTGGAACACTTCCCGATCTACGTGGAGAAGATTCTTGGCGCTGACGAGCACCTGCACCGCGACTGGCTCACCGACGGCACCACCGGCTACGAGTTCATGAACCAGGTGTCGCTGCTGCAACACGACCCGGCCGGCGAAGCGCCGCTGAGCGAGCTGTGGGCCAACCTCAGCGAGCGCCCGGACTTCCCCGAAGAAGTGCGCCAGGCCCGTCACCTGGTACTCAACGCCAGCCTGGCCGGTGACTGCGAATCGGTGGCCCTGGCCCTGCTGCAAGTGGCACGCAACGACCTGATGACCCGCGACCTGACCCTGGGCGCGATTCGCCGGGCCTTGCAGGCGCTGGTGGCGCATTACCCTGTCTACCGTACCTACTTCAACGCCTGCGGGCGCCCGGCTGAAGACGAAAGGTTTTTCCAGCAGGCGCTGGTCAACGCCCGGCAAGACCTTGGCGAAGCCGACTGGCCACTGCTGGAACAACTTGAACGATGGCTGGGCGGGCAAGCCTGGCGTCACCTGCCACCGGGCCGCGCCCGCAAGCAGCTGCGCCATGCCTGCGTGCGTTTCCAGCAACTGACCGCGCCCAGCGCCGCCAAAGCCGTGGAAGACACCGCCTTCTACCGCAACGCGCGGCTGCTGTCGCGCAATGACGTGGGCTTCGAGGCCGAGCATTTCAGCGCAGCACCTGCGCACTTCCACAACGAAGCCCAGCGGCGCCTGCGCGACTTCCCCGACAACCTGCTGGCCACCGCCACCCACGACCACAAGCGCGGTGAAGACACCCGAGCGCGCTTGGCCGTACTCAGCGAGCGCGGGCCGTGGCTGGCCAGTCGGGTGGAGCATTGGCGTGAATTGGCTGCCCCCTTGCGCACACTGCTGGACGACGGCCCAGCACCCAGCCCTGGCGACGAGCTGATGCTCTTGCAGACCTTGCTCGGCAGCTGGCCGCTAACGCTCGACCTGCAGGACACGGGCGGCCTGCGCACATACGCCGAGCGCATTCGCCAATGGCAGCAGAAGGCCCTGCGCGAAGCCAAGTTGCGCAGCAGCTGGAATGCACCGAACGAAGCCTATGAAAGCGCCTGCACCCGCTATGTCGATGGCCTGCTGCTGGACAGCGAGAACCAGCAACTGCGCAAGTCCGTGGCCGATGCCGCACAACTGCTGGCCTGCCCAGGCGCCCTCAACGGCCTGGTCCAAACCCTGCTGCGCATGACAACCCCAGGCGTGCCCGACCTGTACCAGGGCAATGAATACTGGGACTTCAGCCTGGTCGACCCGGATAACCGCCGCGCCGTGGACTACGCTTGCAGGCGTCGTACCCTCGACGACGCCACAGCGCCCGCCGAGTTGCTGACGCACTGGCGCGATGGCCGCATCAAGCAGGCCTTGATCGCCAAAGTGCTGGACTGCCGCCAGGCACACGCCGACTTGTTCCGCCGTGGTGCCTACCTGCCACTGAGCGTGCAGGGCCGGCACGCAGACAACGTGATTGCGTTTGCCCGCCTGGGAGAAGGCGAGCGGGCCGTCATCGTCGCGCCACGCCTGGCCAGTAGCCTGCTCGGTGGCGCCACAACCCCGTTGATCCCGGCACAGAACTGGGACGACACCCGGCTGGTATTGCCGTTTGCCTTGTCAACTGCCAACTCGACGGGACTTTTCCCCTGTGCGGCGGTCAGCTCTTCCAAGGAGCTGATGTTGAGCGCCGTGCTGGCGGAGTTTCCGGTCAACCTGTTGATACAACAATCTTGA
- a CDS encoding DUF6026 family protein, translating into MGTLMPATPPQTLYVSVRRDELRKLKDERDQLRQQVAQLNLLLAQQRDGDKAVSL; encoded by the coding sequence ATGGGTACCTTGATGCCTGCAACCCCACCCCAGACACTCTATGTCTCCGTGCGCCGTGATGAGCTGCGTAAACTGAAGGACGAACGTGACCAACTGCGCCAACAGGTCGCCCAGCTGAACCTGCTGCTGGCGCAACAACGTGATGGCGATAAAGCTGTCAGCCTCTGA
- the treZ gene encoding malto-oligosyltrehalose trehalohydrolase — translation MHRHGAHLLDATSARFALWAPDARSVSVELEQQPAIELLPGDDGWYTGVAPCQAGDRYHYRIDGELLVADPASRYQPDGVQGPSQVVNVAGYAWQHPWQGRPWHEAVIQEVHVGLLDGYAGVARQLPRLAELGISAIELMPLGQFPGERNWGYDGVLPYAPQNTYGSPEQLCALVDQAHGEGLMVLVDVVYNHFGPDGNYLHQYASPFFREDRQTPWGAAIDFRRPQVREYFIQNALMWLCDYRCDGLRLDAVHAIDQPDFLVELAQRVRAAVEPGRQVWLVLENEHNQAGLLEQGFDAQWNDDGHNALHVLLTGETEGYYADYQQRPIDQLARCLGEGFVFQGEPNRHGTPRGEPSAHLPPSAFVLFLQNHDQIGNRALGERLTRLCSPPALRAATGLLLLAPMIPLLFMGDDDGSCRPFLFFTDFHDALADAVREGRRGEFAHFTAFADPDQREHIPDPNAEQTFESSRPQNKEVIAGWHGLYQQLLDLRRRHVIPHLPGSRALGAEVHGDKALTARWRLGNGNTLRIDLNLADTAQAVELPAPPARLFDSSDTRHPDTHLAAYSCVVSLLPPAQERL, via the coding sequence ATGCACAGGCATGGCGCACACTTGTTGGACGCCACGTCGGCGCGCTTCGCCCTCTGGGCACCCGATGCGCGCAGCGTGAGCGTTGAACTGGAACAGCAACCGGCCATCGAGCTGCTGCCCGGCGACGATGGCTGGTACACCGGCGTGGCCCCATGCCAGGCCGGTGACCGTTACCACTACCGAATCGACGGTGAATTGCTGGTGGCCGACCCGGCCTCACGCTACCAGCCCGACGGCGTACAAGGGCCGAGCCAGGTGGTGAATGTGGCCGGTTACGCCTGGCAACACCCGTGGCAAGGCCGGCCTTGGCATGAAGCGGTGATCCAGGAGGTGCATGTTGGCCTGCTCGATGGCTACGCCGGGGTAGCTCGGCAACTGCCGCGCCTGGCCGAACTCGGCATCAGCGCGATCGAACTGATGCCGCTGGGGCAGTTCCCCGGCGAACGCAACTGGGGCTACGACGGGGTGCTGCCCTACGCGCCGCAGAACACCTACGGCAGCCCCGAACAGCTGTGCGCACTGGTCGACCAGGCCCACGGCGAAGGGCTGATGGTATTGGTGGACGTGGTGTACAACCACTTCGGCCCCGACGGCAATTACCTGCACCAGTACGCCAGCCCGTTCTTCCGCGAAGACCGGCAGACGCCATGGGGCGCGGCCATCGACTTCCGCCGCCCGCAGGTGCGCGAGTACTTCATCCAGAATGCCCTGATGTGGCTGTGCGACTACCGCTGCGACGGCCTGCGCCTGGACGCCGTGCACGCCATCGACCAGCCGGACTTCCTCGTCGAACTGGCGCAGCGCGTACGCGCTGCAGTGGAACCTGGCCGCCAGGTGTGGCTGGTGCTGGAAAACGAGCACAACCAAGCCGGCCTGCTGGAACAAGGCTTCGACGCCCAATGGAACGACGACGGCCACAATGCCCTGCACGTGCTGCTGACCGGCGAAACCGAGGGTTACTACGCCGACTACCAGCAACGCCCCATCGACCAGTTGGCGCGCTGCCTTGGCGAAGGGTTCGTGTTCCAGGGCGAACCCAACCGGCATGGCACGCCACGCGGCGAACCCAGCGCGCATCTGCCGCCCAGTGCCTTTGTGTTGTTCCTGCAAAACCACGACCAGATCGGCAACCGCGCGCTCGGTGAACGCCTGACCCGCCTGTGCTCGCCACCGGCCCTGCGTGCGGCCACCGGCCTGCTGTTGCTGGCACCGATGATTCCGCTGCTGTTCATGGGCGATGACGACGGCAGCTGCCGGCCATTTCTGTTTTTCACCGATTTCCATGATGCGCTGGCCGATGCCGTGCGCGAAGGCCGCCGAGGTGAATTCGCCCACTTCACCGCGTTTGCCGACCCCGATCAGCGTGAGCATATTCCCGACCCCAACGCCGAGCAGACCTTCGAGTCTTCGCGCCCGCAAAACAAGGAGGTGATCGCCGGCTGGCACGGCCTGTACCAGCAGCTACTCGACCTGCGCCGCCGCCACGTCATCCCGCACTTGCCCGGCAGCCGTGCACTGGGCGCCGAGGTGCACGGCGACAAGGCGCTGACCGCACGCTGGCGGCTAGGCAATGGCAACACATTGCGCATCGACCTGAACCTGGCCGACACCGCGCAAGCCGTCGAGCTGCCCGCGCCACCCGCTCGGCTGTTCGACAGCAGCGACACCCGGCACCCGGATACCCACCTGGCTGCGTACAGCTGTGTGGTCAGCCTGCTTCCCCCTGCCCAGGAGCGCCTATGA
- a CDS encoding DUF2934 domain-containing protein: MMSVDEKRIREFAYQIWESEGKPAGQEDRHWDMARKLAEAEALAPKAAPRKRAPAKPKPPAEPKVAALPGVKPAAAKKPRAVKKPSAG; encoded by the coding sequence ATGATGAGTGTCGATGAAAAGCGTATTCGCGAATTTGCCTACCAGATATGGGAGTCCGAAGGTAAACCCGCCGGCCAGGAAGACCGCCACTGGGATATGGCGCGCAAGTTGGCCGAGGCTGAAGCCTTGGCACCCAAGGCGGCGCCACGCAAACGGGCACCGGCCAAGCCCAAGCCACCTGCCGAACCCAAGGTGGCCGCGCTGCCAGGGGTTAAACCGGCTGCGGCGAAAAAGCCCAGGGCGGTGAAAAAGCCTTCTGCTGGTTAA
- the zwf gene encoding glucose-6-phosphate dehydrogenase, with translation MTKQTIPAAPPCTLFLFGANGDLVKRLLMPALYNLSRDGLLDRNLRIVGVDHNAASAADFAERLQAFMRERDKGREGGDQCLDDKLWARLAKRLDYQTGDFLDPATYQAIAKRIEKTSHGNAIFYLATSPRFFPEVAQRLGQAGLLDESAGGFRRVVVEKPFGTDLASAEALNACLLKVMGERQIYRIDHYLGKETVQNILVSRFSNGLFESFWNNHYIDHVQITAAETVGVETRGAFYDSTGALRDMVPNHLFQLLAMVAMEPPAAFGADAVRGEKAKVVGAIRPWSAKMALKNSVRGQYSAGKQGRKQLPGYRQEANVAPESQTETYVALKVMIDNWRWAGVPFYLRTGKRMSVRDTEIAICFKPAPYAQFRESELERPKPNYLKIQIQPNEGMWFDLQAKRPGPELVMENVELGFAYKDFFKMTPATGYETLIYDCLTGDQTLFQRADNIENGWRAVQPFLDAWAQGGDVHGYPAGEDGPEAGNELLARDKREWHRLG, from the coding sequence ATGACCAAACAGACCATTCCCGCTGCACCCCCTTGTACCCTGTTCCTGTTCGGCGCCAATGGCGACCTGGTCAAGCGCCTGCTGATGCCGGCGCTGTATAACCTCAGCCGCGACGGCCTGCTGGACCGTAACCTGCGCATCGTCGGCGTCGACCACAACGCGGCCAGCGCCGCGGATTTCGCTGAGCGGCTGCAGGCGTTCATGCGCGAGCGTGACAAAGGCCGCGAGGGCGGCGACCAGTGCCTCGACGATAAGCTCTGGGCCCGCTTGGCCAAGCGCCTGGATTACCAGACAGGCGACTTCCTCGACCCGGCGACTTACCAAGCCATTGCCAAGCGCATCGAAAAGACCAGCCATGGCAACGCCATCTTCTACCTGGCCACGTCGCCGCGCTTCTTCCCCGAAGTGGCGCAGCGCCTCGGGCAGGCCGGCTTGCTTGACGAGTCTGCCGGCGGCTTTCGCCGAGTGGTGGTGGAAAAGCCCTTCGGCACCGACCTGGCCAGCGCCGAGGCGCTCAACGCTTGCCTGCTGAAGGTGATGGGCGAGCGGCAGATCTACCGCATCGACCATTATCTGGGCAAAGAAACGGTGCAGAACATTCTGGTCAGCCGCTTCTCCAACGGCCTGTTCGAATCGTTCTGGAACAACCACTACATCGACCATGTGCAGATCACCGCAGCAGAAACCGTCGGCGTCGAGACCCGTGGTGCGTTCTATGACAGCACCGGCGCCTTGCGTGACATGGTACCCAATCACCTGTTCCAGTTGCTGGCGATGGTGGCCATGGAGCCGCCGGCCGCGTTCGGCGCCGATGCGGTACGCGGTGAAAAGGCCAAAGTGGTCGGTGCCATCCGCCCATGGTCGGCAAAAATGGCCCTGAAGAACTCCGTGCGTGGCCAGTACAGTGCCGGCAAGCAGGGGCGCAAGCAACTGCCCGGTTACCGCCAGGAGGCCAACGTCGCGCCTGAGAGCCAGACCGAAACCTACGTGGCGCTGAAGGTGATGATCGACAATTGGCGCTGGGCCGGCGTGCCGTTCTACCTGCGCACCGGCAAGCGCATGAGCGTGCGCGACACCGAGATCGCCATTTGCTTCAAGCCCGCGCCGTATGCGCAGTTTCGCGAGTCGGAGCTGGAGCGGCCCAAGCCCAACTACCTGAAAATCCAGATCCAGCCCAACGAAGGCATGTGGTTCGACCTGCAGGCAAAGCGGCCCGGGCCGGAGCTGGTGATGGAGAATGTCGAGCTGGGCTTTGCCTACAAGGACTTCTTCAAGATGACCCCGGCGACCGGCTACGAGACGCTGATCTACGACTGCCTGACCGGTGACCAGACCCTGTTCCAGCGGGCCGACAATATCGAAAACGGCTGGCGAGCGGTGCAGCCGTTTCTCGATGCCTGGGCCCAGGGCGGCGATGTGCATGGCTACCCGGCCGGCGAAGATGGGCCCGAAGCGGGCAATGAATTGCTGGCGCGGGACAAGCGCGAGTGGCACCGGTTGGGGTAA
- the gnd gene encoding phosphogluconate dehydrogenase (NAD(+)-dependent, decarboxylating), which yields MSSISKGEHRLMQLGIVGLGRMGGNIARRLMRAGHRTVVHDRNREAITGLEGEGAQGAHDLGALVQKLKAPRAVWVMLPAGEPTEQTIAQLAELLEPGDAIIDGGNTFYKDDMRRAAELAKRGLHYLDVGTSGGVWGLDRGYCMMIGGEKDVFERLEPLFKALAPGVGDIPRTHGRSGEHQRAEHGYIHAGPPGAGHYVKMVHNGIEYGLMQAYAEGFDLLRSKGGDELPEDQRFDLNVAEIAEVWRRGSVVTSWLLDLTADALVADPQLSQFSGSVSDSGEGRWTIDAAVEQAVPVPVLSSALFARFRSRQQQGTYGDKILSAMRLGFGGHVEKKAE from the coding sequence TTGTCATCCATTTCGAAAGGGGAGCATCGGCTCATGCAACTGGGAATCGTCGGGCTGGGCCGCATGGGCGGCAACATCGCAAGGCGCCTGATGCGCGCCGGCCATCGCACCGTGGTACACGACCGCAACCGTGAAGCCATCACTGGGCTGGAGGGCGAGGGCGCCCAGGGCGCGCACGACCTCGGTGCACTGGTACAAAAGCTGAAAGCGCCGCGTGCCGTATGGGTGATGCTGCCGGCCGGCGAGCCCACCGAGCAAACCATCGCCCAATTGGCCGAGCTGCTGGAGCCGGGCGATGCGATCATCGACGGCGGCAACACCTTCTACAAGGACGACATGCGCCGCGCCGCAGAACTGGCCAAGCGCGGCCTGCATTACCTGGACGTCGGTACCTCCGGCGGCGTATGGGGCCTGGACCGTGGCTACTGCATGATGATCGGTGGCGAAAAGGACGTGTTCGAGCGCCTGGAGCCCCTGTTCAAGGCGCTGGCGCCAGGCGTGGGTGACATCCCCCGTACCCATGGCCGCAGCGGCGAGCACCAGCGGGCCGAACACGGCTATATCCACGCCGGCCCACCTGGCGCCGGGCACTACGTGAAAATGGTGCACAACGGTATCGAGTACGGCTTGATGCAGGCTTATGCCGAAGGCTTCGACCTGCTGCGCAGCAAAGGCGGCGACGAGCTGCCGGAAGACCAGCGCTTTGACCTGAACGTGGCCGAAATCGCCGAAGTGTGGCGGCGCGGCAGCGTGGTGACCTCGTGGCTGCTCGACCTTACCGCCGATGCGCTGGTGGCCGACCCGCAGCTGTCGCAGTTCAGTGGCTCGGTGTCCGACAGTGGCGAAGGCCGCTGGACCATCGACGCTGCGGTCGAGCAGGCGGTGCCGGTGCCGGTGTTGTCCAGCGCATTGTTCGCGCGCTTCCGCTCGCGCCAGCAGCAGGGTACTTATGGTGACAAGATTCTCTCGGCCATGCGCCTGGGCTTCGGTGGCCACGTCGAGAAGAAAGCCGAATGA